A single region of the Plasmodium malariae genome assembly, chromosome: 7 genome encodes:
- the PmUG01_07025400 gene encoding arginine--tRNA ligase, putative — protein MILFGSFYVQLCECRSFRSSKGEFNFFVLANKRKANFINILFKNGLSKRKEKIDVKPNGDDDIIEEDDIHTLLNNEIKNVGKKITQDDTLNIPSYGLIEDNKIYDNYEYQTSIIVFLENYKKKNINNLRSRVMEQIKENCSKVIESLHLSSNGILNIKIKDDYIVDSFVRFCELYDITKMDKVGNMGEKEKKAEQDGGERDKQANGGIKKGVVLLDFCSVNMAKHMHLGHLKSLFLGYALSNVFHFFNFPVKNRSHIGDWNMNLAVVITFLILFSNERDNFLSSSLTLNERTSVFHKWEKGTTSCSNASSPPILNKKIGDNENNENTLDNNNSSDNQYNRNNQNDRKSGHLCRSAFDLEERDLKQRTAMVDLEWYMHLLNNIKEEQFLENYQKFDVEKYVDINLHNIEYIYKIGKNLYSTSDIFQKCSKLSLSMMYQKNEKILTLWNIICNNTKKENNEIFRKFRIKKLTDKGEHFYVKYVPQILQKMKDANILFKFGEKLCVLLKGREIRAFQKKGRIDGISSGINGDIISDINMGINMDTNSGGGGVCKRKGEHILSSTEQHYDITQVRSEIYESIRKNGINALKKDFTILTLQNDVAYTYAAIDIAAIYYRIKYEKAKKIIYVVDENQKKHFMQVFSIANYLNILNKNAECVCLNYGFVLNEKNKKIKTKDLSDNIFVKDILNKKNYKLINSNVRGKNEYAKLKKIYTSKDYEKLLVSSIIYSYISVKNNKRQLVNTIMKDFHSEYIHIINTYSEISLSLGKLKKCDYSSIFKKETKINIENNLKKLILNIIRFKYVAQEVIHNYNVEKLCSFLFNLSQKIRLLCRNGFVKKLHFDLEKLNINKFLQIIDHAKREKNMNGYIDTMSNDKNKLEEKEKRELNNMSNITNFDLFQHYIKNCDFLNTNNINKKYSLEELEKIKTFFFNLIFEVVIMQSYLFVVYKIFSILNLHLVKFY, from the exons ATGATTCTCTTTGGCTCTTTTTATGTGCAACTGTGTGAGTGCAGAAGTTTTCGTAGTAGTAAAGGGgagtttaattttttcgttttagCTAACAAAAGAAAGgctaattttataaacatactttttaaaaatggtttatcaaaaagaaaggaaaaaatagatGTAAAACCAAATGGAGATGATGACATAATAGAGGAAGATGATATACATACACtgttaaataatgaaataaaaaatgtaggGAAGAAGATCACTCAAGATGATACGTTAAACATACCTTCATACGGTTTAATTGAAGATAACAAAATTTATGATAACTATGAATATCAAACTAGTATAATagtatttttagaaaattataaaaaaaaaaatataaataatcttAGAAGTCGGGTTATGGAACAAATAAAGGAAAACTGTTCTAAGGTAATAGAATCGTTACACCTTTCCTCAAATGGTatcttaaatataaagataaagGATGATTATATAGTTGACAGCTTTGTGCGCTTTTGCGAGTTGTATGACATAACGAAGATGGACAAAGTGGGCAATATGGgggaaaaagagaaaaaagcaGAACAAGACGGAGGAGAGCGAGATAAACAAGCAAATGGTGGGATAAAAAAAGGTGTTGTTTTACTAGATTTCTGCAGTGTCAATATGGCAAAGCACATGCATTTGGGTCATTTAAAATCGTTATTCTTAGGATATGCGTTAAGtaatgtttttcatttttttaattttcctgTTAAGAATAGAAGTCATATAGGAGACTGGAATATGAACCTAGCAGTGGTTATAActtttttgattttattttcaaatgaAAGAGATAATTTCCTTTCATCTAGTCTGACTTTAAATGAACGTACAAGTGTGTTTCACAAATGGGAGAAGGGAACCACCAGTTGCAGCAATGCATCGTCTCCCCCcatattaaacaaaaaaattggCGATAacgaaaataatgaaaatacgcttgataataataacagtagtgATAATCAGTATAATCGGAATAATCAAAATGATAGAAAAAGTGGGCATCTATGTAGGTCTGCGTTTGATTTAGAAGAAAGAGACCTAAAACAGCGGACTGCTATGGTAGACCTTGAGTGGTACATGCACCtattaaacaatataaaagaagaacAATTTCTTGAGAATTACCAAAAATTTGATGTAGAAAAATATGTTGATATAAATTTGCATAATATTGAATACATCTATAAAATAGGTAAAAATCTTTATTCCACCTCagatatatttcaaaaatgtaGTAAGCTCAGCTTATCAATGATGtatcaaaaaaatgaaaagattCTGACCCTGTGGAATATTATATGCAATAACACGAAGAAG GAAAACAATGAAATATTCAGAAAATTCAGGATCAAAAAGTTAACAGACAAGGGTGAGCATTTTTACGTGAAATATGTGCCacaaattttacaaaaaatgaaagatgcaaatattctttttaagtTCGGGGAAAAACTTTGTGTTCTTTTAAAAGGAAGGGAAATACGGGCATTTCAGAAAAAGGGAAGAATTGATGGTATTAGCAGTGGTATTAACGGCGATATTATCAGCGATATTAACATGGGTATTAACATGGATACTAACAGCGGTGGTGGTGGCGTATGCAAGCGAAAGGGAGAACACATTTTGAGCAGCACAGAGCAGCACTATGACATAACCCAAGTAAGGAGCGAAATATATGAGAgcataagaaaaaatggaattaatgctttaaaaaaagattttacCATACTAACTCTACAAAATGATGTAGCATATACTTATGCAGCTATTGATATAGCTGCCATATACTacagaataaaatatgaaaaagcaaaaaaaattatttatgtagttgatgaaaatcaaaaaaaacattttatgcAAGTCTTTTCAATAgcgaattatttaaatattcttaataaaaatgcagAATGTGTATGCCTTAATTATGGTTTTGTGTTAAatgagaaaaacaaaaaaattaaaacaaaggATCTTTCAGATAATATATTcgttaaagatatattaaataaaaaaaattataaacttATTAATTCAAATGTACGGGGAAAAAATGAGTACGcgaaattaaagaaaatatacacATCCAAAGATTATGAAAAGTTATTAGTATCATCcataatttattcttatattagTGTTAAGAATAACAAAAGGCAATTAGTAAATACCATAATGAAGGATTTCCACTCAGAATacattcatattattaatacttaCAGCGAAATATCGTTATCCTTagggaaattaaaaaagtgcGACTACTcttctatatttaaaaaggaaacaaaaattaatatagaaaataatttaaaaaaattaatactaaATATTATTCGCTTTAAATATGTAGCACAAGAAgtaattcataattataatgttGAAAAATTGtgttcctttttatttaatttatcacAAAAAATTCGGTTGTTATGTCGAAATGGTTTTGTGAAGAAACTACATTTCGATTTAGAAAaactaaatataaataaatttttacaaataatagaTCATgcaaaaagagaaaaaaatatgaatggTTATATAGACACAATGTCTAatgacaaaaataaattagaggaaaaagaaaaaagggaattaaataatatgagTAATATTACAAACTTTGATTTATTTCAacattacataaaaaattgtgaTTTTCTTAATacgaataatataaacaagaAATATTCGCTGgaagaattagaaaaaattaaaactttttttttcaatttaatttttgaagtTGTTATTATGCAGTCGTATTTATTTGTagtatacaaaatatttagcATTTTAAACCTTCATTTAGTGAAATTTTATtga
- the PmUG01_07025300 gene encoding conserved Plasmodium protein, unknown function, with amino-acid sequence MGCKQSKVSEPKIPDKCDIEKQKSNQEGTHVFNKGKSIISHKDKRNNLEVKPPPVKAVPKVTPKAFPKREN; translated from the exons ATGGGATGCAAACAGTCGAAAGTAAGTGAACCAAAAATTCCTGATAAATGTGAtattgaaaaacaaaaatcaAATCAAGAGGGTACACATGTATTTAACAAGGGTAAAAGTATTATTTCTCATAAAG ATAAGCGCAATAATCTAGAAGTTAAGCCCCCACCTGTCAAGGCAGTGCCAAAAGTGACTCCAAAGGCCTTTCCGAAAAGAgagaattaa
- the PmUG01_07025200 gene encoding conserved Plasmodium protein, unknown function, giving the protein MIYLELFFCIVLLLFNKNKYNVNNLNLKKKKNAHPNIVVQVSKRNGIKKYSYDKLTFLFFKNFKKWDENKTKKKERIYFERNGINVPQDIAMFGKTNVYYIRESIYNKDQNNLVPNEIDAQCIEELDDMEAVNDPLTRGSISTSGGSSTGDAQNTSSYVKEYSGSASSGNSSSDGTSNSSIDEKSARSTGQRDLSHNSSDHKQDNRQNNIFSYLNKERDYITQVGNSPKVDVYERRYKADVKTINRIFENINEVNIQLLKDIKSIDEKEKIINKKVIEKVREDIKKYQETNEIMDMKGNIIKPSSENKNKGKTESKDKGNTSYTDMDEEEKNEVIKKLYMIDKKTDKYLEENVYFVLQSWLPDIRIDDTLIIIDNIEKFYNDFDISKYYEKFKEIKNRNFSYDLNSYEIENVPRNINDDTEIECEHIRSYNNTYNKLNYYNLKKYSYTYSTNDNMDTTFKKNEPMPPIVIINTKKNYMVQEWECKNFKNRQKRNKAHEFTRLQRAFRPFSYVDLSDISCIYRNNFLQLKMKLSHRKYVNDVYPYFVPINKNSNEQLFDFNGYKKNGDYAWSFFWHNFKYDPDTDYSFLNKNVKLNLTETKFEDVNKKKSIKIMKKISKERKGK; this is encoded by the coding sequence atgatatatttggaattatttttttgtatagtTCTGCTTCtatttaataagaataaatataatgttaacaatttaaacttaaaaaaaaaaaaaaacgctCATCCGAATATAGTTGTACAGGTGAGCAAAAGGAAtggtataaaaaaatatagctatgataaattaacttttctcttttttaaaaatttcaaaaaatgggatgaaaataaaacaaaaaagaaagaacgaatatattttgaaagaaATGGAATAAATGTGCCTCAAGATATAGCTATGTTTGGAAAAACAAATGTGTATTACATAAGAGaaagtatttataataagGATCAAAACAATTTAGTACCAAATGAAATAGATGCGCAGTGCATAGAAGAACTTGATGATATGGAAGCAGTTAACGACCCCTTAACAAGGGGAAGTATTAGCACTTCCGGTGGTAGCAGTACAGGTGATGCTCAAAACACGTCCAGTTATGTGAAGGAGTATAGCGGTAGTGCCAGTAGTGGTAATAGTAGCAGTGATGGTACTAGTAATAGTAGCATTGATGAGAAGAGTGCTCGTAGCACAGGGCAGCGTGACTTGTCCCATAACAGCTCAGATCACAAGCAAGATAATAGGCAGAACAACATCTTTAGCTACTTGAATAAAGAAAGAGATTACATTACGCAAGTAGGTAATTCCCCCAAAGTAGATGTTTATGAAAGAAGATATAAAGCCGatgtaaaaacaataaacagaatttttgaaaatataaatgaagtaaatatacaattattaaaggacataaaaagtatagatgaaaaagaaaaaattattaacaagaAAGTAATAGAAAAAGTAAGGGAAGACATCAAAAAATATCAAGAAACAAATGAAATTATGGATATGAAaggtaatattataaaaccaTCTAGtgagaataaaaataaagggaAAACTGAATCAAAAGATAAAGGTAATACATCCTATACGGATATGGatgaagaggaaaaaaacgaagttattaaaaaattatatatgattgataaaaaaacagataaatatttagaagaaaatgtttattttgttttacaaAGTTGGCTACCAGATATAAGAATTGATGATACTCTAATAATTATAgataatattgaaaaattttacaacgattttgatatatcaaaatattatgaaaaatttaaagaaataaaaaatagaaatttcTCCTATGATTTAAACTCATACGAAATTGAAAATGTTCCAAGAAATATAAACGATGATACAGAAATAGAATGTGAACATATTCGTTcctataataatacatataacaaACTAAACtattacaatttaaaaaaatattcatataccTATTCCACGAATGATAATATGGATACGacatttaagaaaaatgaacCGATGCCAcctattgttattattaacacgaaaaaaaattatatggtTCAAGAATGGGAATgcaaaaatttcaaaaatagacaaaaaagaaataaagcaCATGAATTTACAAGATTACAAAGAGCATTCAGGCCATTCTCTTATGTAGATTTAAGTGATATTAGTTGCATTTATAGAAACAATTTTCTTCagttaaaaatgaaattatcgcacagaaaatatgtaaatgatGTTTATCCCTATTTTGTTcctattaataaaaattcaaatgaaCAATTATTTGATTTTAATGGGTATAAGAAAAATGGAGATTATGCTTGGTCCTTTTTTTGGCATAATTTTAAGTATGATCCAGATACTGATTACagctttttaaataaaaatgttaaattgAATTTAACTGAAACCAAATTTGAAGAcgttaataaaaagaaatcgataaaaattatgaaaaaaatttcaaaagaAAGAAAGGGTAAATAA